In the Paenibacillus sp. J23TS9 genome, GTATTCGGCGGCAACGACTCCCGTGGCTGGTTGTTCTCCAGCTGTCAGTGTTCCTCCAGCTATCTTGCCGATTTCGGGAACACCGTCCGTTTTGATGCTCCAGATCACCTCATGCTGCGGTATCTCCACTTCACTGCCGCCTGCATCATAGCCCTTTACCGTGAGCGCTATTGATGTATTCACGATTACCGTTATAGGTTCAGGCGATATATCCAAACGCACCACAGCAGCGTTTTTTTCTGCTTCTGTTTTCTCCTCGATTACTGGAAGTGCTTCACCTTGTGAACCCGAAGGAATGCCGTTATTATCTGTGCTTGGTGTCTCGCCTTCCCCAGTAACTGCCTCCTTATCATCCGGATTTGCAGCTTCAGCTTCCCCGCCATTCTCCAAATCTTCTTTACCGTTATTCTTTACGGGTGTATCTCCTTGCTCTCCATTAACTTCCTCCTCTGCTGCCGCTCCATATACAAAAGCGGGTGTATACGATATGAATGCGCTTACAATTAAACTTATTATGAGCATTACACTAAGAGGCCTACCCAACCATGATACCCGGTGTACCATACATGCACGTCCCTTCCCATAAATGAAGTTTTTCTTGCAAATCTTGAGCGCTTCATCATTATGAAGTTGCAACCACCCACTTTCTTGAAAATATGTTTTAATTATATAGTGCATTTTAAAACTTTACTACAAAAATTTAATTTAATAATTCGTTGTTTTTTGAGGTTATTTGCAATGAACTGGTCGATTGTTGATGCACTTTGACAGCGAACACCGTAGTGATAATGCTCTTCTTACTCAAAAAAACAGCCACCCCAACTTGGGACGGCTGTCTCTCCACGATTACCAATCTCCCTATTCGTTTTAGTACAAGGTCCAATAATCCGTATTTCCTTCCTTGATCACCAGCTGGTTCTGCTGCTTTCGGGCCTCCTCGATTGCCGGTTCTTCCCGCTCCCACTTTTCAATAATCACAATGCTCTGGAGATTCGCTTTATCCTTCCATTCAATATACTGCAGCTTTTCCAGCTCCCGCAGAGAGCGGTGAATCTCCTCTTTCCGTTTCCCTGTCTTAATTTCAAGCTCATGAATGGTCGGCAGCCTTCTCCGTCCGCTGAGATAGTTAAAAAGAATGCGCAAAATTTTCCGATCCATATCCGCCAGCATGGCAGTCACTCCCTACGCAATTTTAGCCGGCTGCCATGCCAGAATGCGGTCCAGACGGAATGTCCGCGGCGCTCCCGTTCGCAGGCATGTAGCACGTACGATTTGTCCGCGGATACCTTTGACCTCGATTTTGCGCTGTGTTATTTTTCCCGTTCGATCGAGATATACAATTTCCACCCTTTGACCGATGTATTTTTCCGGCATGACAACCCCTCCTAACAGAACTCTTGTTCTTATATTTTACCCGAACATCTGTTCTTTAATCAATGGTAAGTTGCTGCCAAAAAAAATATATTTACGAAAAGGCCCGGGTTTCACTTCTGCTTGATGCTTGCATTCATCCCCTGCCATCTTTTATCCGGTGACAGATGAATCCCCAACTGATCTACCGTCCGTACCACAATATGCGTGATCAGATCGTCGATGGTGGCCGGATGGTTGTAGAATGCAGGCATGGGTGGTAAAATCGTTGTCCCCATACGGGATAAAGCCAGCATATGTTCCAAATGGATATCGTTCAGCGGCGTTTCGCGCGTAAGCAGGATCAGTTTTTTTCGTTCCTTTAAGATGACATCCGCCGCCCGAGTGAGCAGGTTATCGCTTAGACCCATGCGGATGGAGGCAAGTGTCTTCATGCTGCATGGCGCCACGATCATCCCATCCACTTGAAACGATCCGCTGGAAATGGCTGCTCCCAAATCCTTGTATCCGTAGACGGCATCCGCCAGCTTTTCCACATCTTTTATCGTATAGGAGGTTTCATACTGGATGTTTGCAGCCGCCCAAGGCGAAATGACGGCATGCGTTTCGACGCTCGCCTCTTGTAACACTTGCAGCAGCCTGATTCCCAGAATGGCCCCCGTTGCCCCTGACATGCCTACGATGATTTTCATATGGCTTCACTCCTCCCAAGTCCCAGTTTCCGTATCCCGGCTTTCATTGGTAATTCACAAGCTTTCGACTTCTTCAAGCTTTTGATATACATCCCTGACACGCTTTTGGATTTCCTCCGGATAACCGGAAAAGGAAGCTTGCAGAGGCGTGTAGCCTGTAGGCCATGCATCCGAAGAAAGGCAATTATATACCACCTTGGTCGTCGCTGCTTTCTTCTTTTCGTCCTGATCCAGGTAAGCCACGAGCGGCAGCACAGGCTGATCCGCAAAATGGATGACTTTATCCGGATGGCTGCGGGTTGCTACGGCCCATACGACCTGGTCGATTCGGCTGGGATCGATATCGTCACTTACGACGATGACTTTCGGAATGTAGGAGCCACCTCGGCAGGCAAATACAACTTCACCTATTCTTTGGGCAAGCTCCTTCGAGTCGGAATATATTCCGGATGAGTCAACGGTAACGACAAGCCAATGGACGGCGGATTCAAACGGAATAAAACAGCTTCGAACAGGCAATCGATGTTGCCGCAATTCATGCTGAATGCTCGCGGCGATCGCGACGCCCCAGTTGGTGTGATTCTCCTCGGGAGGCGTGCCCGCAGCCACCACCGGCATGATCGGATCATGGCGGTGAGTCATCGCGGTCACCTGAAAACATGGTACTTCCTTGTGGTGCCCCACCCAAGTATATCCCGCGTATTCTCCCATGGGGCCTTCGGGGACGGTCTCATCCAATGAAACAAAACCTTCGATGACAATTTCGCTGTTTGCGGGAACCTTAAGATCATGGCTTTCGCAGCGGACGACATCCAGCGGCTTACCGAACCATCCGCCCAGCAAATCGGCTTCATTGGCATTGTCCGGTAGGGGATATCCCGCGATCATAGCGATAGCCGGGTCCACGCCGAGACACAGCGCAAACGGCATATTCTGCCCGAGCGCCCTCCACTGCTCATAGATTTTGCCGATGTGCTGGGAAGGCACGATGACGCCGGCCATTGTCTGTTTGCCATGGAGCATGACCCGCGTAATTGACCAGTTTACCCACGTGCCGTCCGGAGAACGCACGATTAAAACGCCGTACGTGTTGATATAGCGACCGCCATCGCCAACATGCAAGTATGGAACCGGAAGACTCGTCAAATCGATGTCCTCCCCGAATAGCTTGTTTTCCTTGCACGGCGCGTTAAGCACTTCCTGCGGTGGCAGCGGCGCTGCTTCGGGGAGATGGGACCAGGATTCAACAAGTTCTGTAATACCCATCTCAGCGGGAAGCCCCAGCGAAAGCGCAATCCGCAAAAAAGGATGCCGTTCGTGCGGACTGAGACCCACAGGCGCGCCGAGTACACGAAAGCCGGGAGCACTGTCCTTCACATTGCTGAATAGCGGCGCGGGTGAAGGCATTTCGTAGGCATAGCGGATCATTGCTCCCATTTCCAGGTTCCAGTCCACTTCCTGATCGATCTTGAGCAGGTCTCCGTATCGTTCCAAGGCCTCGATATATTCACGAAAGCTTGAAGAGGGTTTCTTTTTCGTTTCCATCATTAAACCTCCTGAGGTCGTTAAAATGTCTGCATAAAAAGCTTACATCCGTCCGTACATATATGTAAAATATATATTAATGATGTTTATAATATAAAAAATATATGCTGCGAAGAGGAGAAAATATGGATTTAAAAAAACTGCTGTATTTCGTCACTATCGTCGAGGAAGGACAAATCACCCGAGCCGCACATCGGCTGCATATCGCGCAGCCCCCGCTTAGCCTTCAGCTCAAATCCTTGGAGGATGAACTTGGTGTGACCTTAATCGACCGAGAAAACAAAAAGTTTGAGGTCACCCCGGTCGGCTGGACATTGTATAAACGCGCCCAAGAAGTCCTGCACTCGATGGATGGTATCGTCATGGAAATCCATGAACAGAAACATGGCATGCGAGGCAAGCTGTCCATCGGTACGGTGATGTCCTGTGTTCCCTACCTGCCTTCCGTTGTGAAACAGTTTCAAAAGTCCCATCCGCAGGTGACGTTCCAATTATGGGAAGACGACTCTTATCGGGTGGAAGAGCTTTTGCAGAATAAAAGAATCGAATTGGGTATCGTGAGGCTACCCCTGCAGTCGAGTTTATCCGACCATACTCCCGAGGTATCGATACATCGTTTGCAAACCGAGCCTTTGGTAGCCATTCCTCCGGGTTCATGGAATGGGTTTGATGATCCTCTCATCTCCATCGAGGAATTATGCCGTCATCCCCTATTGATTCTACGCGGGCAGGGAGACTATGGTGTTTATCATCGATTTATGGATGTCTGTAAAATTAGGGGTGTTGAGCCCAACATCGTATGCGAGAGCCCTGACGTATCGACTCTAATGCTCCTGGCAGATTCAGGCATCGGCATGGCGGTCGTACCCCGCTCAGCCCTGCTGCTTCGTCTGGAGCAGGTGAAACATGCCGAAATCGCCCCGACGATTGCATCGGATACCGCCATCATCACGCTTAAAGACCAATATCTCTCCATGGCCGCCCGTAATTTCAAGCAGCTTTTGATCGAATCCATGACGAACGATGGTTTTCTTCGCTAAGGATCTGCAACAAAAAAGGACGCTTCTCCAGCCCGAACAGGGCTGAAGGGAACCTAGTGATGCAAGGCTGTTTGAGCAAGATGATGCTTTTTTGCGCCGCAGCTCGGATTTGGGTTCGTTTGCGGGAGCTCACGCATCATGTTTGCCCCCTATGCAAAAAGACCTTTCGCAAGAATGAATATGCGAAAGGTCTTGGTTATGGATAAGCGAGTTATATGTTTTTCATGACTGCATGATCGCCTGCACGCGCCCCACGGTACCGTCGGTTAACCTTACTTTAATACCCCTTGTATGATTGGGCGAGTTGGTCAGCAGCTTTTGGACGATGCCCTGCGTGCGTTTGCCTGTACGCTGATCTTCTTTCTTCACGATTTCCACGGTCATTCCCGGCTTGATGTTGGCCCGGATCATATGCGGTCCCACGATGTTCACGTCCCTCTCTGTCTTACAGCCTGGGTAAAACAAAATTACAAGCGGCTGCTTTTGCCTATATCATATCATAAATGCAAATCGTTTTCCGTTCGGGTACAATAAGACAAAACGACATGTGGAGGCCTACTATGAATATGGAAGAAGAACAAAAACAACAAGCGATCCCGGCTGAAGATGAAGAAGGTAATTTTAAACTGCTCGATGTCGAACGCATACTTTCGATAACGTCTGAAATTGAAGATGACGAAGACAGTGCCGCTATTTTCCATTACGAAGACGGCAAGACATACAAATACGTTCACAGTGAGAAAGCAATGAAACAGTTTAGTGAGTGGATCCAACAAGGGGAAGGCTAAACCTAAAAGCAGATGATGCGAAGAGCTGCCGGTGGGCAGCTTTTTTTTGATATGCATACAGTCTTATGGATTCGAAAAAACGGGGACACGATCATACGTGTCCCCGTTTCGTCCGTAACGATTTAATAACATTTGCGGAATTGCTCACTACCCGTCCTTCTAATAGGACAAAATAGAGAGAGTACGGTTAAATTCACTGCTGAAGCAATCGACTCCACTTGCGCCAAAATCGCCAGTCCTGCGGGTGCTGCCGGTTCATGGCCTGCATGGCCTCATCGATTAATTGTTTCTGGCTGTCCAAGAGGTTGGCTTCATAAGGCGCGGATAGCCGTTTATATTGCCCGTTGCTGGACATTTGCCGACCCTTGTCATTGTCCCGCAGCATGATATCCAGATGATGAAGGATACGCTGCTTCAGTCTGGGATCATATACTGGACAAGCCGTCTCGACGCGGCGGGTGGTGCTGCGTGTCATTAAATCCCCTGACGAAATATAGATGGAGCAGTCCTCGTCCGCACCAAAACAAAAAATGCGGGAATGCTCAAGGAATCGTCCAACGATGCTGCGTACCGCAACGTTCTCCGTATGATCCGGGACCCCTGGCAGCAGGCAGCAAATCCCGCGAATGATGAGCTGAACGGGAACGCCAGCTTCCGAAGCTTCAGACAGCTTCTGCAGAATTTCGATATCCGTCAAGGAATTCGATTTCATCAGAATGCGGCAGGGCTCACCACGACGAGCTTTCTCGATTTCCCGATCCATGCAAGCAAGCAGAGGCTGCCTGAAATGATTCGGTGCCACGAGCAAGTGCTGATATTGCCCCTCCAGATTAGACATCGCCATATTTTTGAAAAAGGTGTCCGCATCGCGCCCGATTTCTTCATGCGAGGTCATAATGGAGATATCCGTATATAATTTTGCCGTCTTTTCATTGTAATTTCCTGTACTGATATGCGTAATATATTGAATTCGATTCCGGTCTTTCCGGGTGATGAGACATATTTTGCTATGCACCTTATAACCCTCGACTCCGTAGATAACCTGGCACCCTGCCTCTTCAAGCCGTTCCGCCCATTCAATATTATTCTGTTCATCGAACCTCGCCTGCAGCTCGATCAAGACGGTTACATCCTTCTGGTTTTCTGCCGCACGGCTTAAATATTGCGTAATGATCGAGTGCTGAGCCAGCCGGTAAATCGTGATCTTGATCGAGACGACTTGGGGATCTTCAGCGCTTTCCTTCAAAAGCTGTAAAAAAGGATCCATCGAATCATACGGATAACAGAGCATCATATCTTCTTTCAGGCACCACTCCGTTATCGTAGGATAGACCTGCGTTTCGAGAGGATTATAGGCCTGGAACGGAGGATACATACACTTCAGTTTTAAGTGCTTCGGCATGCGCTGGATCAGATCGAACGGATAGTTCATCACAATGGGTGCTGCACTGTTGAACACCTGCTTGCGGCTCAGCTGCAGCTTATCGCATAACAGTTGTCCCACACGCTTGGGAAGAAAGCCCTCCACTTCTAATCGGACCGGTGCCAGACGCGCCCGTTTCTTAAGCGTCTTCTTCATAAGAAGCCGGATATCGTCATCGTCTTCGTATTCCAGGTTCTCATCATCCAGCGCAATATCCGCATTCCGGGTCACCGAAACCAGATGGGCGCTGCTCACTTTATACATGTTGA is a window encoding:
- a CDS encoding flavin prenyltransferase UbiX, which produces MKIIVGMSGATGAILGIRLLQVLQEASVETHAVISPWAAANIQYETSYTIKDVEKLADAVYGYKDLGAAISSGSFQVDGMIVAPCSMKTLASIRMGLSDNLLTRAADVILKERKKLILLTRETPLNDIHLEHMLALSRMGTTILPPMPAFYNHPATIDDLITHIVVRTVDQLGIHLSPDKRWQGMNASIKQK
- a CDS encoding LysR family transcriptional regulator, whose product is MDLKKLLYFVTIVEEGQITRAAHRLHIAQPPLSLQLKSLEDELGVTLIDRENKKFEVTPVGWTLYKRAQEVLHSMDGIVMEIHEQKHGMRGKLSIGTVMSCVPYLPSVVKQFQKSHPQVTFQLWEDDSYRVEELLQNKRIELGIVRLPLQSSLSDHTPEVSIHRLQTEPLVAIPPGSWNGFDDPLISIEELCRHPLLILRGQGDYGVYHRFMDVCKIRGVEPNIVCESPDVSTLMLLADSGIGMAVVPRSALLLRLEQVKHAEIAPTIASDTAIITLKDQYLSMAARNFKQLLIESMTNDGFLR
- a CDS encoding YwbE family protein, whose product is MNIVGPHMIRANIKPGMTVEIVKKEDQRTGKRTQGIVQKLLTNSPNHTRGIKVRLTDGTVGRVQAIMQS
- a CDS encoding UbiD family decarboxylase encodes the protein MMETKKKPSSSFREYIEALERYGDLLKIDQEVDWNLEMGAMIRYAYEMPSPAPLFSNVKDSAPGFRVLGAPVGLSPHERHPFLRIALSLGLPAEMGITELVESWSHLPEAAPLPPQEVLNAPCKENKLFGEDIDLTSLPVPYLHVGDGGRYINTYGVLIVRSPDGTWVNWSITRVMLHGKQTMAGVIVPSQHIGKIYEQWRALGQNMPFALCLGVDPAIAMIAGYPLPDNANEADLLGGWFGKPLDVVRCESHDLKVPANSEIVIEGFVSLDETVPEGPMGEYAGYTWVGHHKEVPCFQVTAMTHRHDPIMPVVAAGTPPEENHTNWGVAIAASIQHELRQHRLPVRSCFIPFESAVHWLVVTVDSSGIYSDSKELAQRIGEVVFACRGGSYIPKVIVVSDDIDPSRIDQVVWAVATRSHPDKVIHFADQPVLPLVAYLDQDEKKKAATTKVVYNCLSSDAWPTGYTPLQASFSGYPEEIQKRVRDVYQKLEEVESL
- the ppk1 gene encoding polyphosphate kinase 1; the protein is MITSMPLKSQTLYMQNRELSWLRFNERVLEEAMDERVPLFERLKFVSIFTSNLDEFYMIRVGSLTDLSVMKEEHRDNKTGWTAQEQLDAIFAATEPFYEKRNAIFAQIEQALQNFQIYRVGMEDLNKQEKKFIEEYYEQHIFPILSPVVVDSHHPFPHLKNEQPYVMCGFEDKNHTLGIIPVSPSFPDFIQLPGESFRYILTSHVILGYAKQLLNMYKVSSAHLVSVTRNADIALDDENLEYEDDDDIRLLMKKTLKKRARLAPVRLEVEGFLPKRVGQLLCDKLQLSRKQVFNSAAPIVMNYPFDLIQRMPKHLKLKCMYPPFQAYNPLETQVYPTITEWCLKEDMMLCYPYDSMDPFLQLLKESAEDPQVVSIKITIYRLAQHSIITQYLSRAAENQKDVTVLIELQARFDEQNNIEWAERLEEAGCQVIYGVEGYKVHSKICLITRKDRNRIQYITHISTGNYNEKTAKLYTDISIMTSHEEIGRDADTFFKNMAMSNLEGQYQHLLVAPNHFRQPLLACMDREIEKARRGEPCRILMKSNSLTDIEILQKLSEASEAGVPVQLIIRGICCLLPGVPDHTENVAVRSIVGRFLEHSRIFCFGADEDCSIYISSGDLMTRSTTRRVETACPVYDPRLKQRILHHLDIMLRDNDKGRQMSSNGQYKRLSAPYEANLLDSQKQLIDEAMQAMNRQHPQDWRFWRKWSRLLQQ